In Streptomyces capitiformicae, one genomic interval encodes:
- a CDS encoding antitoxin produces MGLLDNVKSKLSPAKDKVSHLAQKHEDKIQHGLDRTAHAVDKKTKGKYSDRIQSGTGKAKHAMDRLAHKDDDGGSMSPPPAGGATPPPPAS; encoded by the coding sequence ATGGGTCTTCTGGATAACGTGAAATCCAAACTCTCCCCGGCCAAGGACAAGGTCTCGCACCTCGCACAGAAGCACGAGGACAAGATCCAGCACGGTCTCGACAGGACCGCGCATGCGGTCGACAAGAAGACCAAGGGCAAGTACAGCGACAGGATCCAGTCGGGCACGGGCAAGGCGAAGCACGCCATGGACCGACTCGCGCACAAGGACGACGACGGCGGCTCGATGTCTCCGCCTCCGGCCGGCGGGGCCACACCACCGCCTCCGGCTTCCTGA
- the dapF gene encoding diaminopimelate epimerase: protein MSTRIAFLKGHGTENDFVIVPDPDNVIDLSPAAVAALCDRRAGIGGDGVLHVVRSAAHPEAKELAAEAEWFMDYRNGDGSIAEMCGNGVRVFARYLQHAGHVAEGDLTVATRGGVKRVHIAKAASVSGSAAGDITVGMGRARLPEGDVTVSVGEHSWPARNVNMGNPHAVAFVDDLADAGDLYAAPPFSPASAYPDGVNVEFVVDRGPRHVAMRVHERGSGETRSCGTGACAVAVATARRDGTDPAVTGTPSTYTVDVPGGTLVITERPDGEIEMTGPAVIVAEGEIDAKWLESAAG from the coding sequence ATGAGCACGCGGATCGCCTTCCTCAAGGGCCACGGAACCGAGAACGACTTCGTGATCGTCCCGGACCCCGACAACGTCATCGACCTGTCCCCGGCCGCCGTCGCCGCGCTGTGCGACCGGCGCGCGGGCATCGGAGGCGACGGCGTGCTGCATGTCGTACGGTCGGCCGCGCACCCGGAGGCCAAGGAGCTGGCGGCCGAGGCGGAGTGGTTCATGGACTACCGCAACGGCGACGGGTCGATCGCGGAGATGTGCGGCAACGGCGTCCGGGTCTTCGCCCGCTACCTCCAGCACGCCGGTCATGTCGCCGAGGGCGACCTCACCGTCGCCACGCGCGGGGGCGTCAAGCGCGTCCACATCGCCAAGGCCGCATCCGTCAGCGGCTCCGCCGCAGGTGACATCACCGTCGGCATGGGCAGGGCGCGCCTCCCCGAAGGGGACGTCACGGTGAGCGTCGGCGAGCACAGCTGGCCCGCGCGCAACGTGAACATGGGCAACCCGCACGCGGTCGCCTTCGTCGACGACCTCGCCGACGCCGGCGATCTGTACGCGGCGCCGCCCTTCAGCCCCGCCTCCGCCTACCCGGACGGGGTCAACGTCGAGTTCGTCGTCGACCGCGGCCCGCGCCATGTGGCGATGCGGGTCCACGAGCGCGGCTCCGGAGAGACCCGCTCCTGCGGCACGGGCGCGTGTGCCGTCGCCGTGGCCACCGCCCGCCGTGACGGCACCGATCCGGCCGTGACGGGCACCCCGTCGACGTACACCGTCGATGTGCCCGGCGGAACCCTGGTGATCACCGAACGGCCTGACGGCGAGATCGAGATGACAGGTCCCGCGGTGATCGTCGCCGAAGGCGAGATCGACGCCAAGTGGCTGGAAAGCGCCGCGGGTTGA
- a CDS encoding class III extradiol dioxygenase subunit B-like domain-containing protein: MLVAAAVCPCAPLLVPEVAAGAAPELDAARDACTDVLGVLAAARPDRLVVVGPAEHDRPCPQGSRGSFQGFGVDLDVRLGRDGGTVSQEARLPASLAVAAWLLDRTGWADAPMEGLGVAEPLAVERCIHIGQDIAGSAERVVLLVMGDASACRTLKAPGYLDDRAAGFDAVVARALADADTAALKALDTGLARELKASGRAPWQILAGAAEGADLSGSLLYDDAPYGVGYLVATWS; this comes from the coding sequence ATGCTCGTCGCCGCCGCCGTCTGTCCCTGTGCGCCGCTGCTCGTGCCCGAGGTCGCCGCTGGGGCGGCGCCCGAGCTGGACGCGGCGCGCGACGCCTGCACGGATGTGCTCGGAGTGCTCGCCGCCGCCCGGCCGGACCGGCTGGTGGTCGTGGGCCCCGCCGAGCACGACCGTCCTTGTCCGCAGGGCTCGCGCGGCTCGTTCCAGGGCTTCGGCGTGGATCTCGACGTGCGCTTGGGGCGCGACGGCGGCACGGTGTCCCAGGAAGCCCGGCTGCCCGCCTCTCTCGCCGTCGCCGCCTGGCTGCTGGACCGTACCGGCTGGGCCGACGCCCCCATGGAAGGGCTCGGTGTGGCGGAACCGCTCGCCGTCGAGCGGTGTATCCACATCGGACAGGACATCGCCGGGTCGGCCGAGCGGGTGGTCCTGCTGGTGATGGGCGACGCCAGCGCGTGCCGCACGCTGAAGGCCCCGGGATACCTGGACGACCGCGCGGCCGGCTTCGACGCGGTGGTCGCGCGTGCGCTCGCCGACGCGGACACCGCGGCCCTGAAGGCGCTGGACACCGGGCTCGCACGCGAGCTGAAGGCCTCCGGCCGCGCCCCCTGGCAGATCCTGGCCGGTGCCGCCGAGGGTGCCGACCTGAGCGGCAGCCTCCTGTACGACGACGCGCCGTACGGGGTGGGCTATCTGGTGGCCACCTGGTCGTAG
- the miaB gene encoding tRNA (N6-isopentenyl adenosine(37)-C2)-methylthiotransferase MiaB, giving the protein MTSSSDRSPAVDVRSSKTYEVRTYGCQMNVHDSERLSGLLEEAGYVRAPVDAGEGNADVVVFNTCAVRENADNRLYGNLGRLAPMKASRPGMQIAVGGCLAQKDRDTIVKKAPWVDVVFGTHNIGKLPVLLERARVQDEAQVEIAEALEAFPSTLPTRRESAYAAWVSISVGCNNTCTFCIVPALRGKEKDRRTGDILAEIEALVGEGVSEITLLGQNVNAYGSDMGDRQAFSKLLRACGTIDGLERVRFTSPHPRDFTDDVIAAMAETPNVMPQLHMPLQSGSDTVLKAMRRSYRQERYLGIIEKVRAAIPHAAITTDIIVGFPGETEEDFEQTMHVVREARFAQAFTFQYSKRPGTPAATMENQIPKQVVQARYERLVALQEEISWDENKKQVGRTVELMVAEGEGRKDGATRRLSGRAPDNRLVHFTKPDQEVRPGDVVTVEITYAAPHHLLAEGAVLDVRRTRAGDAWEKRNAAPAEKPAGVMLGLPKIGVPEPLPVATTGGCGGH; this is encoded by the coding sequence ATGACCAGCAGCAGCGACCGGAGCCCGGCAGTGGACGTTCGATCATCTAAAACCTATGAAGTCCGAACCTACGGGTGCCAGATGAACGTCCACGACTCCGAGCGCTTGTCCGGTCTCCTCGAAGAGGCCGGTTACGTGCGCGCACCCGTGGACGCCGGCGAGGGCAACGCCGACGTCGTCGTCTTCAACACCTGCGCCGTACGCGAGAACGCCGACAACCGTCTCTACGGCAACCTCGGCCGCCTCGCCCCCATGAAGGCCTCCCGCCCCGGCATGCAGATCGCCGTCGGCGGCTGTCTGGCACAGAAGGACCGGGACACCATCGTCAAGAAGGCGCCCTGGGTGGACGTCGTCTTCGGTACGCACAACATCGGCAAGCTGCCGGTCCTGCTGGAGCGCGCCCGTGTCCAGGACGAGGCACAGGTCGAGATCGCCGAGGCCCTCGAAGCCTTCCCCTCCACCCTGCCGACCCGGCGTGAGAGCGCCTATGCGGCCTGGGTCTCGATCTCCGTCGGCTGCAACAACACCTGCACGTTCTGCATCGTTCCCGCGCTGCGCGGCAAGGAGAAGGACCGCCGGACCGGCGACATCCTCGCCGAGATCGAGGCCCTGGTCGGCGAGGGCGTCTCCGAGATCACGCTGCTCGGCCAGAACGTGAACGCGTACGGCAGCGACATGGGCGACCGCCAGGCGTTCAGCAAGCTGCTGCGGGCCTGCGGGACCATCGACGGCCTGGAGCGGGTCCGCTTCACCTCCCCGCACCCGCGCGACTTCACCGACGACGTGATCGCCGCCATGGCGGAGACGCCGAACGTGATGCCGCAGCTGCACATGCCGCTCCAGTCCGGCTCGGACACGGTCCTGAAGGCGATGCGCCGCTCGTACCGCCAGGAGCGCTACCTGGGGATCATCGAGAAGGTGCGCGCCGCCATCCCGCACGCCGCGATCACCACCGACATCATCGTGGGCTTCCCCGGCGAGACCGAGGAGGACTTCGAGCAGACGATGCACGTGGTCCGTGAGGCCCGCTTCGCGCAGGCGTTCACCTTCCAGTACTCCAAGCGCCCCGGTACGCCGGCCGCGACCATGGAGAACCAGATCCCCAAGCAGGTCGTCCAGGCCCGCTACGAGCGTCTCGTCGCCCTCCAGGAGGAGATCTCCTGGGACGAGAACAAGAAGCAGGTCGGCCGCACCGTGGAGCTGATGGTCGCCGAGGGCGAGGGCCGCAAGGACGGTGCCACCCGCCGCCTGTCGGGCCGCGCCCCCGACAACCGCCTGGTCCACTTCACCAAGCCCGACCAGGAGGTACGCCCCGGTGACGTCGTGACCGTCGAGATCACGTACGCCGCCCCGCACCACCTGCTCGCCGAGGGCGCCGTCCTGGACGTGCGCCGCACGCGCGCGGGCGACGCCTGGGAGAAGCGGAACGCCGCGCCTGCGGAGAAGCCGGCGGGGGTCATGCTGGGGCTGCCGAAAATCGGTGTGCCGGAGCCGCTGCCGGTGGCGACGACGGGTGGCTGCGGCGGTCACTGA
- a CDS encoding carbohydrate ABC transporter permease has protein sequence MITYSFKSPSEAVAAPPTLYPHDPSLEHYRALAGNGGIDVLDNVRNSVVVSLGTTLATLVLSILAGYGFARLRFPGSNVLFFATLVTFMVPFQALVTPLYLLLDEFGLLNSLLGLTLVYTTFQLPFGLFLMRNSFAAVPRSLEEAARIDGCGHLQTLVRVMLPVAVPGVIATGLLAYFTAWNEFFAALIFVNEQERFTLPVTLSVIAAGALGSRNWGVLQAGVTVTIIPCVIIYVLLEKYYVGGLLSTLKK, from the coding sequence ATGATCACGTACAGTTTCAAGTCTCCGAGCGAGGCGGTCGCGGCACCTCCCACCCTCTACCCGCACGATCCGTCCCTGGAGCACTACCGGGCACTTGCCGGTAACGGGGGGATCGACGTTCTGGACAACGTCCGCAACAGCGTGGTGGTCTCACTGGGTACCACACTGGCGACGCTGGTCCTCAGCATTCTCGCGGGTTACGGCTTCGCACGGCTGCGCTTCCCCGGCAGCAACGTCCTCTTCTTCGCCACCCTCGTCACCTTCATGGTCCCGTTCCAGGCTCTCGTCACCCCTCTCTACCTGCTCCTCGACGAGTTCGGGCTGCTGAACTCGCTGCTGGGACTCACCCTCGTCTACACCACGTTCCAGCTCCCCTTCGGGCTGTTCCTGATGCGCAACTCCTTCGCGGCGGTCCCCCGCAGTCTGGAGGAAGCCGCACGGATCGATGGCTGTGGCCATCTTCAGACGCTGGTCCGGGTGATGCTGCCGGTAGCCGTACCGGGAGTGATCGCCACCGGCCTGCTGGCGTACTTCACCGCCTGGAACGAGTTCTTCGCTGCGCTCATCTTCGTCAACGAGCAGGAGCGATTCACCCTCCCGGTGACCCTGAGCGTGATCGCCGCCGGGGCGCTCGGCAGCCGCAACTGGGGAGTCCTGCAAGCCGGCGTCACGGTGACCATCATCCCCTGCGTGATCATCTACGTGCTGCTGGAGAAGTACTACGTCGGCGGACTGCTCAGCACCCTGAAGAAGTGA
- the miaA gene encoding tRNA (adenosine(37)-N6)-dimethylallyltransferase MiaA, which yields MSSAVPAPRVIAVVGPTAAGKSDLGVFLAQRLGGEVVNADSMQLYRGMDIGTAKLTLEERDGVPHHLLDIWDVTVTASVAEYQRLARARIDALLAEGRWPILVGGSGLYVRGAVDNLEFPGTDPEIRARLEEELTLRGSGALHARLAAADPEAAHAILPSNGRRIVRALEVIEITGKPFTANLPGHDSVYDTVQIGVDVARPELDERITRRVDRMWDAGLVEEVRALEAQGLREGRTASRALGYQQVLAALAGHCTMDEARTETVRATKRFARRQDSWFRRDPRVHWLKGGVADLTELPRLALALIERPVTA from the coding sequence GTGAGTAGCGCAGTCCCCGCCCCGCGGGTCATCGCCGTCGTCGGCCCCACCGCGGCGGGCAAGTCCGATCTGGGTGTGTTCCTGGCCCAGCGCCTCGGCGGCGAGGTCGTCAACGCCGATTCCATGCAGCTCTACCGGGGCATGGACATCGGCACCGCCAAGCTGACCCTCGAGGAGCGCGACGGAGTCCCGCATCACCTCCTGGACATCTGGGACGTCACGGTCACCGCCAGCGTCGCCGAGTACCAGCGGCTGGCCAGGGCGCGCATCGACGCCCTGCTCGCCGAGGGCCGCTGGCCGATCCTGGTGGGCGGCTCCGGGCTGTACGTCCGCGGGGCCGTCGACAACCTGGAGTTTCCCGGCACCGACCCCGAGATCCGTGCCCGTCTGGAGGAGGAGCTCACCCTGCGCGGCTCCGGCGCGCTGCACGCCCGGCTCGCCGCCGCCGACCCCGAGGCCGCGCACGCGATCCTGCCGAGCAACGGCCGCCGCATCGTCCGGGCTCTCGAAGTGATCGAGATCACCGGAAAACCCTTCACCGCCAACCTCCCGGGGCACGACTCGGTCTACGACACCGTCCAGATCGGCGTCGACGTGGCGCGCCCCGAACTCGACGAGCGCATCACCCGCCGGGTCGACCGCATGTGGGACGCCGGGCTCGTCGAAGAAGTGCGCGCACTGGAGGCGCAGGGGTTGCGCGAGGGGCGTACGGCGTCGCGTGCGCTCGGCTACCAGCAGGTCCTCGCGGCGCTCGCCGGGCACTGCACCATGGACGAGGCGCGGACCGAGACCGTACGTGCCACCAAGCGCTTCGCGCGCCGCCAGGATTCATGGTTCAGGCGCGACCCGCGGGTGCATTGGCTCAAGGGGGGTGTCGCGGACCTGACGGAACTCCCGCGGCTCGCCCTGGCGCTGATCGAACGACCGGTTACAGCCTGA
- a CDS encoding M1 family metallopeptidase — MPLTLRPWLRPRARRTKAALLASAVSVCLIAASAPSPAVPLGIGDRLFPYLGNPGYDVEAYDLAFTYPGSNREPLTAVTTIDARTTSPLELVNLDFSHGKVRSVEVDGAPASFTSAGEDLVITPPESLPQGSRVRITVRHTSNPVYTGDEQGGWVRTADGLAMANQADAAHVVFPCNDHPSDKAMFTVRVTVPDGYTAVSNGLAAGTGRAPGTTTWTYRTQHPMATELAQISIGRSAVLHRTGPDNLPVRDVVPAKDRKKLEPWLKKTPAQIEWMEKKVGRYPFETYGVLIAEAQTGFELETQTLSLFERDIFTRPEYPKWYVESLMVHELAHQWFGNSVSPRTWSDLWLNEGHATWYEALYAEEKAARPMEERMKEAYGASDRWRAAGGPPGAPKAPETGQKIGIFRANVYDGAALVLYALREEIGRPAFERLQRTWVGIHRDGVASTADFQELASRVTGRDLDGFFHAWLYQEKTPPMPGHPEWKSSTARASAKR; from the coding sequence ATGCCGCTCACCCTCCGCCCCTGGCTTCGCCCCAGGGCCCGCCGTACCAAGGCGGCGCTGCTCGCCTCCGCCGTCTCCGTCTGCCTGATCGCCGCGAGCGCGCCCTCGCCCGCCGTCCCCCTCGGCATCGGCGACCGGCTCTTCCCGTACCTCGGCAATCCGGGTTACGACGTGGAGGCGTACGACCTCGCCTTCACCTATCCCGGCAGTAACCGTGAGCCGCTCACAGCCGTCACCACGATCGACGCCCGGACGACCTCCCCGCTGGAACTGGTCAATCTTGACTTCTCGCACGGGAAGGTGCGCTCCGTCGAGGTCGACGGGGCACCCGCCTCCTTCACGAGCGCGGGAGAGGACCTGGTGATCACGCCCCCGGAGTCGCTCCCCCAGGGCAGCCGGGTACGCATCACCGTGCGGCACACCAGCAACCCCGTGTACACCGGCGACGAGCAGGGCGGCTGGGTACGGACCGCGGACGGGCTCGCCATGGCCAACCAGGCCGATGCCGCGCATGTGGTCTTCCCCTGTAACGACCACCCCTCCGACAAGGCGATGTTCACCGTCCGTGTCACCGTTCCCGACGGCTACACGGCCGTCTCCAACGGCCTCGCGGCCGGGACGGGCCGTGCCCCCGGGACCACCACCTGGACGTACCGCACCCAGCACCCCATGGCCACCGAACTGGCCCAGATCTCCATCGGCCGCTCCGCGGTCCTCCACCGGACAGGGCCCGACAACCTGCCCGTCCGTGACGTGGTCCCCGCGAAGGACCGCAAGAAGCTCGAACCGTGGCTGAAGAAGACACCGGCCCAGATCGAGTGGATGGAGAAGAAGGTCGGACGGTACCCCTTCGAGACGTACGGAGTGCTGATCGCGGAGGCGCAGACCGGGTTCGAGCTGGAGACGCAGACCCTCTCTCTCTTCGAGAGAGACATCTTCACGCGCCCCGAGTACCCCAAGTGGTACGTCGAGTCGCTCATGGTGCACGAGCTCGCCCACCAGTGGTTCGGCAACAGTGTCAGCCCGCGCACCTGGTCCGACCTGTGGCTGAACGAGGGGCACGCCACCTGGTACGAGGCCCTGTACGCCGAGGAGAAGGCCGCCCGGCCCATGGAGGAGCGCATGAAGGAGGCCTACGGTGCGTCCGACCGCTGGCGCGCCGCCGGGGGGCCGCCGGGGGCGCCGAAGGCACCCGAGACCGGCCAGAAGATCGGCATCTTCCGGGCCAATGTCTACGACGGTGCCGCGCTCGTCCTCTATGCCCTGCGCGAGGAGATCGGCCGCCCCGCCTTCGAGCGGCTGCAGCGGACCTGGGTCGGCATCCACCGGGACGGTGTCGCTTCGACCGCCGACTTCCAGGAGCTCGCCTCCCGCGTCACCGGACGTGACCTCGACGGCTTCTTCCACGCCTGGCTCTACCAGGAGAAGACGCCCCCGATGCCGGGGCACCCGGAGTGGAAGTCGAGTACGGCGCGGGCTTCCGCCAAGCGGTAG
- a CDS encoding RelA/SpoT family protein, with the protein MSAEATNPAVSPAPAPPTAHRRKGRPRIDLRRLGRAALLGPTTRDRLPDAISHVVEAHRAHHPDADLDPLRRAYVLAESSHRGQMRKSGEPYITHPLAVTLILAELGAETTTLTASLLHDTVEDTDVTLDQVREQFGEEVRYLVDGVTKLEKVDYGAAAEPETFRKMLVATGNDVRVMSIKLADRLHNMRTLGVMRPEKQERIAKVTRDVLIPLAERLGVQALKTELEDLVFAILHPEEYEHTRELIVDNAAQDTDPLAEISDEVRGVLREAGIQAEVLIRPRHFVSLHRVSRKRGQLRGVDFGRLLVLVNEDADCYAVLGELHTCMTPVVSEFKDFIAVPKFNLYQSLHTAVAREDGQVAEVLIRTHQMHKVAEAGVVALGNPYAPPSEEQADGERVGGEGERVDPTRPGWLSRLLDWQQAAPDADMFWSTLREDLAQDREITVFRPDGGTLGLPEGASCVDAAYAQYGEDAHACIGARVNGRLATLSTVLKDGDTVQLLMGQDPASEPSREWLEHARTPGARIAIQRWLATHPSPAADEQEAPGGEFKDEAPAPRPAPDEPTTFSGAVNAVVVAGRPEANVRLAGCCTPVPPDEVTGFAVRGGVVTVHRVECAAVARMKGLGRAAVGVRWGDTTEFRVTLVAESFQRPHLLADLTEAIALEGVAIVSATVEPPTQQRVRHTYTLQLPDAAHLPGLMRAMRNVPGVYDVGRAQHQAAAAAQ; encoded by the coding sequence ATGAGCGCGGAGGCCACGAACCCCGCCGTATCGCCCGCCCCTGCGCCGCCCACAGCGCACCGCAGGAAGGGCCGACCTCGTATCGACCTGCGCCGTCTGGGCCGCGCCGCACTCCTGGGCCCGACCACCCGTGACCGGTTGCCCGACGCGATCAGCCATGTCGTCGAGGCCCACCGCGCCCACCACCCCGACGCCGATCTGGATCCGCTGCGCCGGGCGTACGTTCTCGCCGAGTCCTCGCATCGCGGTCAGATGCGCAAGAGCGGTGAGCCGTACATCACACACCCGCTCGCCGTGACGCTGATCCTCGCCGAACTCGGCGCGGAGACAACGACCCTGACGGCCTCTCTGCTCCACGACACCGTCGAGGACACGGACGTGACGCTCGATCAGGTGCGCGAGCAGTTCGGCGAGGAGGTGCGTTATCTCGTCGACGGTGTCACGAAGTTGGAGAAGGTGGACTACGGGGCCGCCGCCGAGCCCGAGACCTTCCGCAAGATGCTCGTCGCCACCGGCAACGACGTCCGCGTGATGTCGATCAAACTTGCCGACCGGCTGCACAACATGCGCACCCTCGGCGTGATGCGCCCCGAGAAGCAGGAACGCATCGCCAAGGTCACCAGGGACGTGCTGATCCCGCTCGCCGAACGGCTCGGCGTCCAGGCGCTCAAGACCGAACTGGAGGACCTCGTCTTCGCGATCCTCCACCCCGAGGAGTACGAGCACACCCGCGAACTCATCGTCGACAACGCCGCGCAGGACACCGACCCGCTCGCCGAGATCTCCGACGAGGTGCGCGGGGTCCTGCGCGAGGCCGGCATCCAGGCCGAAGTCCTCATAAGACCACGGCACTTCGTCTCGCTGCACCGGGTCTCCCGCAAACGCGGCCAGTTGCGCGGCGTCGACTTCGGCCGCCTCCTGGTCCTCGTCAACGAGGACGCCGACTGCTACGCCGTCCTCGGCGAGCTGCACACCTGCATGACGCCGGTCGTCTCGGAGTTCAAGGACTTCATCGCCGTACCGAAGTTCAACCTGTACCAGTCGCTGCACACGGCCGTCGCCCGTGAGGACGGCCAGGTCGCCGAAGTCCTCATCCGTACGCACCAGATGCACAAGGTCGCCGAGGCCGGCGTCGTCGCGCTCGGCAATCCGTACGCTCCTCCTTCGGAGGAGCAGGCGGACGGGGAGCGGGTCGGCGGCGAGGGCGAGCGCGTCGACCCCACGCGCCCCGGCTGGCTCTCCCGGCTCCTCGACTGGCAGCAGGCCGCGCCGGACGCCGACATGTTCTGGTCCACCCTGCGTGAGGACCTCGCCCAGGACCGTGAGATCACCGTCTTTCGGCCCGACGGGGGCACGTTGGGGCTCCCCGAGGGCGCCAGTTGCGTGGACGCCGCGTACGCGCAGTACGGCGAGGACGCGCACGCCTGCATCGGAGCCCGCGTCAACGGCCGCCTGGCGACCCTGAGTACGGTCCTGAAGGACGGCGACACCGTTCAGCTCCTCATGGGCCAGGACCCGGCCTCGGAGCCCTCCAGGGAGTGGCTGGAGCACGCCCGCACGCCCGGCGCGCGCATCGCCATCCAGCGCTGGCTCGCCACCCACCCCTCGCCCGCCGCCGACGAGCAGGAGGCGCCGGGCGGCGAGTTCAAGGACGAGGCGCCGGCCCCCCGCCCCGCCCCCGACGAGCCCACCACTTTCTCCGGCGCCGTGAACGCCGTGGTCGTGGCCGGCCGACCCGAGGCGAACGTACGCCTCGCCGGCTGCTGTACGCCCGTACCACCCGACGAGGTGACCGGGTTCGCCGTCCGCGGGGGAGTGGTGACCGTGCACCGCGTCGAGTGTGCCGCCGTGGCACGCATGAAAGGCCTGGGGCGCGCTGCGGTCGGTGTGCGCTGGGGGGACACCACCGAGTTCCGGGTCACCCTCGTCGCCGAGTCCTTCCAACGGCCCCATCTGCTCGCCGATCTCACCGAGGCCATCGCCCTGGAGGGCGTCGCCATCGTCTCCGCCACCGTCGAGCCCCCGACCCAGCAGCGCGTCCGGCACACCTACACCCTGCAACTCCCGGACGCGGCACACCTCCCGGGCCTGATGCGGGCCATGCGGAACGTGCCGGGTGTGTACGACGTGGGACGCGCGCAGCACCAGGCGGCGGCCGCGGCACAGTGA
- the hflX gene encoding GTPase HflX — MTSSSSPSQAAQRAFAQNNPEGLRADALMEEDVAWSFEIDGERDGDQFDRSERAALRRVAGLSTELEDVTEVEYRQLRLERVVLVGVWTSGTVQDAENSLAELAALAETAGALVLDGVIQRRDKPDAATYIGSGKANELRDIVLESGADTVICDGELSPGQLIHLEDVVKVKVIDRTALILDIFAQHAKSREGKAQVALAQMQYMLPRLRGWGQSLSRQMGGGKGGGLATRGPGETKIETDRRRIREKMAKMRREIAEMKTGREIKRQERRRNKVPSVAIAGYTNAGKSSLLNRLTGAGVLVENALFATLDPTVRRAETPSGRLYTLADTVGFVRHLPHHLVEAFRSTMEEVGDSDLIVHVVDGSHPSPEEQLAAVREVIRDVGATDVPEIVVINKADAADPLVLQRLLRIEKRSIAVSARTGQGVDELLALIDNELPRPSVEIVALVPYTHGKLVARAHTEGEVISEEHTPEGTLLKARVHEELAADLAPYVPVSTA, encoded by the coding sequence ATGACCTCCTCTTCTTCCCCTTCCCAGGCCGCACAGCGCGCCTTCGCGCAGAACAATCCCGAAGGTCTTCGGGCCGATGCCCTGATGGAAGAGGACGTCGCCTGGAGCTTCGAGATCGACGGAGAGCGGGACGGCGACCAGTTCGACCGCTCCGAGCGCGCGGCCCTGCGCCGTGTCGCGGGCCTCTCCACCGAGCTCGAGGACGTCACCGAGGTCGAGTACCGCCAGCTCCGCCTGGAGCGGGTTGTACTCGTCGGTGTCTGGACCTCGGGAACCGTGCAGGACGCGGAGAACTCGCTGGCCGAGCTGGCCGCCCTCGCGGAGACCGCGGGCGCCCTCGTGCTCGACGGCGTGATCCAGCGCCGCGACAAGCCGGACGCGGCCACCTACATCGGCTCCGGCAAGGCCAACGAGTTGCGGGACATCGTCCTCGAATCGGGCGCCGACACCGTCATCTGCGACGGTGAGCTCAGCCCCGGTCAGCTCATCCACCTCGAAGACGTCGTCAAGGTCAAGGTCATCGACCGTACGGCCCTGATCCTCGACATCTTCGCCCAGCACGCCAAGTCCCGAGAGGGCAAGGCGCAGGTCGCGCTCGCGCAGATGCAGTACATGCTGCCGCGACTGCGAGGCTGGGGTCAGTCGCTGTCCCGGCAGATGGGCGGCGGCAAGGGCGGCGGCCTGGCCACCCGTGGTCCCGGTGAGACCAAGATCGAGACCGACCGGCGTCGGATCCGCGAGAAGATGGCGAAGATGCGCCGGGAGATCGCGGAGATGAAGACCGGCCGCGAGATCAAGCGCCAGGAGCGCCGACGCAACAAGGTGCCTTCTGTCGCCATCGCGGGCTACACCAACGCGGGCAAGTCCTCCCTGCTCAACCGTCTCACCGGCGCGGGCGTGCTGGTCGAGAACGCCCTGTTCGCGACCCTCGACCCGACTGTGCGCCGGGCCGAGACCCCGAGCGGGCGGTTGTACACGCTGGCGGACACCGTCGGCTTTGTACGCCACCTGCCGCACCACCTCGTCGAGGCGTTCCGCTCCACGATGGAGGAGGTCGGCGACTCCGACCTGATCGTGCACGTGGTCGACGGTTCGCACCCGTCGCCGGAGGAGCAGCTGGCCGCCGTACGCGAGGTCATCCGTGACGTGGGCGCGACCGACGTGCCCGAGATCGTGGTGATCAACAAGGCGGACGCGGCCGACCCACTGGTGCTCCAGCGGCTGCTGCGGATCGAGAAGCGTTCCATCGCTGTCTCGGCCCGCACCGGCCAGGGTGTCGACGAACTGCTCGCGCTGATCGACAACGAGCTGCCGCGTCCCTCGGTCGAGATCGTGGCGCTCGTGCCCTACACGCACGGCAAGCTCGTCGCCCGCGCCCACACCGAGGGTGAGGTGATCTCCGAGGAGCACACCCCGGAGGGCACCCTGCTCAAGGCGCGGGTGCACGAGGAGCTGGCTGCGGATCTGGCGCCGTATGTTCCGGTGTCGACGGCCTGA